The bacterium genome has a window encoding:
- the tkt gene encoding transketolase codes for MNEHLGESSQSDIQQLATTIRVLSAEAVEAANSGHPGMPMGAADYAALLWSDFLQFSPSNPEWLGRDRFVLSAGHGSMLLYSLLHLFGYDLPMDEIRNFRQWESRTPGHPEFGITPGVETTTGPLGQGLSNGVGLALSQRMLAERYSQELFSGRIFGIVSDGDLMEGVASEAASLAGHLQLGNITYIYDDNQISIGGKTDVCFTESVPERFQSYGWHVEVCDGHNIEETRQCLKRAVNEQARPSIICARTKIGFGSPHKVDTSDVHGAPLGAEELHLTKEQLGWTESGAFIVPAAVQEFCRARISDKEESCVRWEKLFTAWKEGNPEKTKELEAHLSLTLPAELQQELVATLSGMNGKATREISGAAIQVIAKHVPGFVGGSADLEPSNKTLIKDSSDISPTSFAGRNIRFGVREHAMGAVVNGLAYTRNWIPYGATFLVFADYLRPTIRLAALSHLQSMFIFTHDSFWVGEDGPTHEPIEHIQSLRIIPNLDVYRPADGLEAAMCYMMALESKERPSALLFTRQGVAALSRPSDFQVDEIRKGAYVVARPEVSDCVLVATGSEVSLALEAAEMLAERGYSFRVVSAPCLEAFYRLPASERECIIPRGAKIVSVEAGLTTGWEKVTGEHGLQIGIDHFGASAPGGILAEKFGFVPLAISEKVYTWIESFQ; via the coding sequence ATGAACGAGCACCTGGGTGAATCCTCTCAGTCTGATATCCAACAACTTGCAACTACTATTCGGGTTTTGTCGGCAGAGGCTGTTGAGGCCGCAAATTCAGGGCATCCTGGAATGCCGATGGGAGCGGCTGATTATGCCGCATTGTTGTGGAGTGATTTCTTGCAATTCTCGCCATCGAATCCAGAGTGGTTGGGGAGAGATAGGTTTGTTCTTTCTGCTGGACACGGCTCAATGTTGCTGTATTCGTTGCTGCATCTTTTTGGGTACGACCTTCCGATGGATGAGATTCGTAACTTTCGACAGTGGGAGAGTCGAACTCCGGGGCACCCAGAGTTTGGCATTACCCCAGGCGTTGAAACCACGACGGGACCACTCGGTCAGGGGCTTTCCAATGGTGTGGGGCTTGCGCTCTCTCAGAGGATGTTGGCTGAGCGATATTCTCAAGAACTCTTCTCGGGTCGGATCTTCGGCATTGTCAGTGACGGAGATCTGATGGAGGGTGTGGCCTCTGAAGCTGCTTCATTAGCAGGCCATCTTCAGCTTGGAAATATAACCTACATCTATGATGACAATCAGATTTCGATTGGTGGAAAGACTGATGTCTGCTTCACTGAATCGGTGCCTGAGCGATTTCAGTCGTACGGTTGGCACGTAGAGGTCTGTGACGGACATAACATAGAGGAAACGAGGCAGTGTTTGAAGCGAGCGGTTAACGAACAGGCTCGACCGAGCATTATTTGTGCGCGCACAAAAATCGGATTTGGGAGTCCGCATAAGGTAGACACTTCTGATGTGCATGGTGCACCTCTCGGTGCTGAAGAACTCCATTTGACCAAAGAGCAATTGGGATGGACGGAGTCTGGTGCGTTCATAGTGCCGGCAGCGGTACAGGAGTTTTGTCGAGCTCGAATCTCAGATAAAGAAGAGTCGTGTGTTCGCTGGGAGAAGTTATTCACTGCTTGGAAAGAAGGGAACCCAGAGAAAACTAAAGAGCTAGAGGCTCATCTTTCTCTTACTCTTCCCGCTGAGCTTCAGCAGGAGCTTGTCGCAACGCTCAGCGGAATGAACGGAAAAGCAACTCGCGAAATCTCAGGTGCAGCGATCCAAGTTATTGCGAAACACGTGCCTGGATTCGTTGGTGGATCAGCCGACCTGGAGCCTTCAAATAAAACTCTGATTAAAGACAGTTCGGATATTAGCCCGACAAGTTTTGCAGGGAGGAATATCCGCTTTGGTGTGCGAGAACACGCTATGGGAGCCGTTGTAAACGGTTTGGCGTATACCCGTAATTGGATACCGTATGGCGCTACGTTTCTTGTCTTTGCTGACTATCTCAGGCCTACCATCCGTTTAGCTGCGCTGTCTCATCTGCAGAGTATGTTCATCTTTACTCACGATAGCTTTTGGGTCGGTGAAGATGGTCCAACGCACGAGCCGATTGAACACATTCAGTCATTGAGGATTATTCCTAATTTGGATGTATATAGACCTGCTGACGGACTTGAGGCCGCGATGTGTTACATGATGGCACTTGAGTCGAAAGAGCGTCCGAGCGCTCTCCTGTTTACTCGGCAGGGAGTAGCTGCTTTAAGCCGTCCTTCGGATTTTCAAGTTGACGAAATCAGAAAGGGTGCATATGTGGTGGCACGGCCGGAGGTGTCGGATTGTGTACTGGTGGCAACTGGCTCGGAAGTCTCGCTTGCACTCGAGGCAGCTGAGATGCTTGCTGAGCGCGGGTATTCATTTCGAGTAGTGTCAGCTCCGTGTCTGGAAGCCTTTTATCGTTTGCCAGCTTCTGAGCGCGAATGCATTATTCCAAGAGGTGCAAAAATCGTATCGGTAGAAGCTGGTCTTACCACTGGATGGGAGAAGGTCACTGGAGAGCACGGCTTGCAGATAGGAATCGA
- a CDS encoding CDGSH iron-sulfur domain-containing protein, which translates to MSENEKPVIAGERPIIEEMPAGEYWWCTCGRSTNQPFCDGSHKGTGLTPLKFELKEPKRVAWCTCKHTKKSPLCDGSHNRLPEDACRSEKTCHSEDGNS; encoded by the coding sequence ATGTCAGAGAATGAAAAGCCGGTAATCGCTGGAGAGCGCCCAATAATCGAAGAGATGCCAGCAGGGGAGTATTGGTGGTGTACCTGCGGTCGTTCTACGAATCAGCCATTTTGTGACGGCTCTCACAAGGGAACCGGCCTGACCCCCCTTAAGTTTGAGCTGAAAGAGCCTAAGCGGGTAGCTTGGTGTACCTGTAAGCACACGAAGAAGTCGCCGTTGTGTGATGGCTCACACAATCGCCTTCCAGAGGATGCCTGTCGTTCAGAGAAGACCTGTCACTCAGAGGATGGAAATTCCTGA
- a CDS encoding alpha/beta hydrolase: MENSIFDQLDRSAERHGACEPRWLVQRKHPELVADRYGDDGPEVILLHGLLGAMSNWETTVPLMARFAQPTVFGFPLLSGHRSEVKVKALAALTEYYIRRDNLGPVVLCGNSLGGHVAMRLCLAAPELVDCLVLSATSGLYEHSVDTLPIRIGEKFVREHMAKVFYQQQFVTEEAVAEIVKILSSRMNTLNLIHAARSAKKDNLADRLKEIQVPTLLVWGEDDTVTTMDVAHQFNELIPNSTLVTHKNCGHAPMIEYPEWFTEQVESFLRENSRYYSSDKS; the protein is encoded by the coding sequence ATGGAAAATTCGATTTTTGACCAATTAGACCGATCTGCGGAGCGACACGGTGCATGTGAGCCGAGATGGTTAGTGCAGCGCAAACATCCAGAGCTCGTTGCTGACCGATATGGAGACGATGGCCCTGAAGTTATTTTGCTTCACGGCCTGTTGGGTGCCATGTCGAATTGGGAAACAACGGTTCCGTTAATGGCGCGTTTTGCGCAGCCAACAGTTTTTGGCTTCCCGCTTCTGAGTGGGCATCGTTCTGAAGTAAAAGTTAAAGCGCTTGCCGCGTTAACGGAGTATTACATCCGACGTGATAACCTTGGGCCGGTTGTCTTGTGTGGCAACTCACTTGGCGGACACGTTGCGATGCGGCTTTGTCTTGCTGCTCCTGAGCTCGTAGATTGTTTGGTGCTTTCGGCGACATCGGGTCTCTATGAGCATTCTGTTGATACTCTTCCTATCCGAATCGGTGAGAAGTTCGTTCGAGAGCACATGGCCAAAGTTTTCTATCAACAGCAGTTTGTAACTGAAGAGGCTGTAGCAGAGATTGTAAAGATTCTCTCAAGCAGGATGAACACCCTTAATCTCATTCATGCTGCGCGGAGTGCAAAAAAAGACAATCTTGCCGACCGACTCAAGGAAATTCAGGTCCCAACGCTACTCGTGTGGGGTGAAGATGACACAGTGACAACGATGGATGTGGCTCATCAGTTCAATGAATTAATCCCAAACTCAACGTTAGTAACGCACAAGAATTGTGGACATGCTCCAATGATTGAGTATCCTGAATGGTTCACAGAGCAGGTAGAGAGCTTCTTAAGAGAAAACTCAAGGTACTACAGCAGCGACAAGTCTTAG